The genomic stretch tcagaaaataaatttccaactGTAAAGTACCTGAAACtttctctgtaattttaaaatgtaatatctgGTAATAAGTcagtttttaaacatttgcattataCACACTACATCAAATTTTCATGTGACATTTCCTCAAAACCACTTAAAATCCTCATTAAACCATAACCAAACATCAATTGTAGTAGAATTGGTATAGTAATACACCAATTTTCCCTTAAACTATTTAAAAGCATCCCCCCTAAATACAGGGAGCCAATTGTTAACGTTTATACTTTTACTATAAAATTACTCTAATTTCAAGAACTACAGCTTTCACTACTGTCAAGAGTCTCCCACCTCCCTTGACTGTAGTAAAAAGATTGATGGAAGATAAGAACATCTTTCCAATACACTTTttgcgtttaaaaaaaaaaaagcatcttaaaGAAGTCACTGGGAAGCCTCCAGACCTTCTATCCTCTTTTATTAAAGGGCTGAAGAAGATATGATCTTCAAAGCCGGATTTGACATTTCACCATTATCTCTCCAGCCTTTCCAGATACACTGGAGGAGATACCTTACGTGGCTCTTTCTCTACTAGAGGGCTTTCTGTTTTTCCAGAATGGGAAATGTTTAACTAATTTTATCTCTGTCTCAAAACTCACACTGACAAAACACTCTGCCATAAAGTGTTCAAGTGTGATTGATACCTAATAAAGGGACAAACCTACACGGCATAACCTACTAGCCACCACTTCTAAACTGAGAGGATTAAACTAAAATCCGCCCTTCTGAATGAACAATGTTGCATTCCTATCCAATTTAGTGCTTCTGAACAACTGTGACACCAATTCTCTCCTTACACATCTTTTTTAGCATCAGTAATCTAAAATTAATGTCTTTTCAAGAACCGATGAATCAATTTTACTAAACACaaactaatttttatatttagaaacattAAGGGCCTCAAATTGAGAAAAGAACCTCCCACAGTTGCATCCTAAACTACAATGTGCGGTCAAGCATTCCcatcaaatatttcaaataagaTTTCCATACCTGTCTTCATCACCATCAACAGGAATAGCTATGCTGAATACAGAGGTGGAGAGACTGTTCATAGGTGTTAACTGAAGGGGGTTTGCCAGGGCATCTGCAACAGGAGGCTTCACAACAGGCTTAATTTCAGCAATGAGAGAAAGTGGTGGTTGAGGTAGGGGTTCGGATTTTCTTCTAGTATCGTCAACTTGCCCGACTAAAGGCTGGGTCTGAGTCTGAAACTGGCTTAGGTCAGACTGCGGTAGACTCGTCGGTGCACTGGCCGTGCCTGGCGCTAAGGGCAGCCCCACGTGCTGGATGATGCTGCCGCTCCTGCTGACCGGAGGATGGCTGCCCAGCTGCTGCGCCTGGGCCAAGGGCACGGGTACATTTGGCATAGTAACAGAAGTGGTAGACACACTAGGCACGCTGGGAGCGGGCGCGGCTGCAGGCACGTTCGTAACTCCGGGCACCACGGCGTGAGGGCCGCCGGGCACTGCCGATGGCGCGCCGCTGCCACCCATCTGCGGCGGAGGCGCGGGCTGAGGCTGCCCGGCCCCGGCGGGAACCAGGCCCGACGGCGCCGCGCCTCCCACGGCAGCCGGGGGCACTCCGGCCGGCTGACCGGGCGCGGCCGGTCCGCCCTGCGCGGGGCCCGGCCCCGGGGCCACGGCTTCGCCAGGCAGGGAGGCCGCGCCCATCATCTGCGCGCCCGTGGAGGAGGCGTTCTGGCCGGGGCCCGCTCCGGCGCCCGCGGACGAGGGCTGCGCCGGGCTGGGCGGCTGCAGGCCGGCCACGTGCGGCTGCAGGTACTCACTCTGGCCGGCGGGCTGGACGGGCAGCAGATGGCCCGGCGGAATCTGAGCCTGGGGATACGCGAACTGCTGGGGCGGCGGCGCGGCAGAAGCGCCCACGGCCGGGCCGGGCTGCGGAGGCAGGGCCAGGCCGGGCTGCGCCAGGGTTACATTCGTCAGCGGCAGCCCCTGTCCGTTGGGCCCCGGGGGGACGGAGCCAGGCGCGGCGCCCTGCGGCTGGCTGGGCGGCGGGGCTGCCATCATCTGCGGCGGCCCGGCCGCGGCTCCCGGGAACGGCGGCAGCGGAGCCGAGCTCGGAGCCACAGCCCCACCTACGGGCggcggctgcggctgcggctgcCCAACGCCAAAACTCTgcggcggggccggggcgggctGGCTCATTTTCTCCGACGGGGGTAGCTGTGACACAGCAGTCAAGGAACTGTCAGTTCCCGAGTCGGGCCCGTGCGCCCCCGGCATggaggccaccaccaccaccacggaCCCTCCGGTGGCGCCCAGGCCGCTGTCCCGATCCGCAGTCTGATCAAAAGTATTGCTGTGCCTAATGCAATCCCCGGACCGGGTCAGGACGCTGCTGTCGGAATCCCGCTCATAGTATTCCATGCACGTCCATCGGCCGCGTCTATACGGCTCCCCGCTGCCGTGGTCCAGCTTGATCACGCGGAAACGGGAACTACAAGTGGTGGGGGGCTGCGAGGGGGCGGCAGTCCCTGGCCCGGCGGAGGGGCCCGCGACCGGGGGGGCTCCGGGGGCCCCTGAGGAGGGGGCCGAGGGGGCGGCCGCCGCTAGGGTACTGGCCAGCGCCCCAGCCACGCTGCGGGCCGAAGCGGCTCCTCCTCCGTTGGCGGGAGTGGCCGCCGCGGCCGCCAGCTGCCCGTCCAGGACGAGGTTGGGGGAGACGGTACCGGGAGTCTCCGCATCCCCAACATTGTTGAGCGTCTCTTCGGAGGAGCTGCGCTCGCAGACCTCCTCGGGGCCGTAGTCCGTGGCCCGAGAAACGTCGAATATCTCGGAGGAGACGTCCTCTGTGCGTGACTCGTCCGGATCGTCCAGGCTCTCGGTGTCCTCGGTGATGCTAGTGGCCACCTGGGCTGTGGTGACACTGGTGATCTGGAAGCAGCTCTTCTTCTTGGCCGGCATCTTGGACATGGTGAGGAAGGCTGGAGGGCAGAGAGGCACGCCGCCTCCTCTGCGATCTTGCCGGAAACCAGGAAGGGCAGAGCAGGGCCCCCAAAGACAAAGTCCGCGTCCGCGCTGGGGTCTGAGGCCCGCCGCTGTAAGAGTCACGGGTTGATCCGTGCGTCGGTCGCTCCGCGAGACATCCTCCTCCCGTTTCCTTCTCCGTGTCGGTCTCTTCGGCTCTGCCCCCGTCTCACTCGCGCGCCGGCTCCTCCTTCCTTCTCGCCTCCCGCAGTCGCGGTGCCTCAATTCAATACCCCCAGTGGCGGCGAAAGCGCGATCCCAGGGGCGGGCCGGCTGCTTCCTCCTCGCGTCTCCGGGCCGCCGTGGTCAGTCCAGCTCGGCGCCCCGCGCGGTCAGCAGGCctaggctgggggtgggagtgggagggcgaaggggaggaggcggcggcggcgtgaGGGGCGGTGCTGTCCCGCTCCTCGAGCCAGTGCCGGCGTCAGCTCCGGGCTCTCGGACGCcgagagggaagaaggaggagtGGCGAGTCCGGAGCCGGGGATTCCTGATTCAGCCAGGagccgcgggcgggcggcggagCTTCGGTGCGGCCGGGCGGCCCTCCCTCCCCGGCTCTAGCCGGAGCTCAGCCCCAGGGACATGTCGACTGTCTCTGGCGGAAACCCGCTCCGGGGGAGGGGAAAGCCGGCTCGGTCCTCCCCTTACAGGGGGAGCCACCcccgcgggcgggcgggcggcggcggcggtctCGGCCTCCCCTCGCGGCTCTTGAGAGAATGAGGGGCGGCGGCCGGCGGGCCGGCAAGCGGCGGCGCTCTGGCTGTGTGAGGTAGCGGCGGTAGCTTCTTCGGCTCCTCCTCGGTGCGGCCGGTTTGCAGGCTCTggagaaactgaaattcaaactgCTGAAGCGGTGGCTGcagctccctcccctcagccaaGATGGGGCTGAAATGGCCGCGCCAGGGATGCTGGGAGAAGCAGCAGCCCGGCTACCGCCGCCGCTGCTGACTAAAATGCCGCCGCTGCCGCAGCCGTCGCCagcgccgcagccgccgccgttCCGTGACGCACCGGCGTCGTGACGTCACCGTCCCGCCCCCTCCGGTTTCCTGCAGTTTTCGCGTGGAGGCTGGGGGGGGGCGATGGGCGGGGCTAAAGGTTAAAAAAGGGGAgcggttttttttttaatttaaaaatattttaaatttaaattttgcgCTATAGGTCTTTAAGAGTTGAAGAACTAAAGGCTCTTAAATTCCAAGCCTAGAAAAACTTACAGCCGCGCCAATCGAATGTTTTTATATCGGTTTATTCCGAGACACTGGAAGACTGGAGGTCATGTGCTTGCTGTGTCTAATGTTTAGCAAAATCTTAGTGAAACAAGGCGATAggaatgggggttgggggggggttAGCTAGGATAAGGAGGGAGACGGCTGGAGGAACCGAATCACTTAAAAAAGTCTTTCCTGATAATAAATGTTATCCACTATAGTCAGAGGAGTGAAACGTTGAGAGAAATGGGGATGATTAACCAAGAATAGCAAGCCAGATTGAGTCAGAAAAAGGATCTTATAGCCAGAAATTCTGTCTCCAACAATGGCATCAGGAGATGGTTTCTTGCCCAGGGTGaggtcagtttaaaaaaagattggaGGTTACCAACATATTCCTAATTTTCCTGAGTTTGTTGTGATTCCAGCATCGAAGAGTTCATTTAAACATCTTGAGATTGTTTTTACTTTCAGCGTGAAATCAGCTTATGGGCTCCATAAATGTAGAACCTACTGCGTTAAATAGTTGTagctctttcttttgtttattctaAAACTCCTAGTTGGAGCCAGAGTGTTAGATGTTTTGGATTGGGCCATGAACAATCAGAACAAGTTAGAAAGCACCCTTTCCTGTCCAGAAAGCAGCTATGAAAGTACTGGAGAATTTATCATTTAGTTGCCTTCTGGTGAAAGAAAATGGTAAGGCCATTCttttaaacagttaaaaaaaaaaaaagaggaaggcgGCTCTTGAACTTTGACATACTAATACATCATTTAGGTAAAATCTAAAATGTCTTGATGGAATTCAAAATTTCATATCTATTACAGCTTTAGCAGTCATACCATGATGGGTGACATAAATCAGTTAATCACTGTACTCAGTTCTCTAATCTTTGAAGAATAGAAGTACTTTTTATCCCAAAGGATGTTTTGGTAATTAAAATTTACAGAGAATTTTTTAGGTCCTTAGTTGTAAATAATATACAGAGATTTGTCGTTTAACTTTAGTAGAACCCATGTCCTCCATACCCAAGTGACTGAGGTCAGGATGTGAAATAAGACCACATAATAACATCCCTGTTTCTtaagggggtgggagagagtaAAGTAACAAAGTGTAACATTATGCTGCTATTGTGGCAGAGATAGCTAATGGAATGTTTCAGTTCTAAATCTGTAATTTCAGTAATTGTTAGAGACAGTTTTCCATCAGTAAGGTAGATCAACTGGTTACATCCAATATGAATTTATaaaaacttaatttcattttggattaatTTCCCAGATTGTTAAAAGGGGTGACCATTGGGTGATGTTGACTGTGCGGCTTTTGGAAAAATAAGTATTGTATGCCTGCTTGTCccattacattattttataacaTCAACCTCTTGATTACTTGTTATGATACTCTTAAGTCGCACATTTAAAGGAATCATCTTAAAGTAATCTGTAAGACCGTTTCTCCTTAAAGAACATGTAAAGAATttattatgaaatgaaaatgatgacAAAGATAATTTAGAAGACATCAGTAATGGGCTATATTTCTGGTAAGGACGGggttaaagatgttaaaagacaTCTAGCAAAAAGATAAGatttataaagttaaaatgttttatttatctgtttaaggatttgtgtgtgtttaaacGAATAAAATAGTTCTCTTGAAAGTAAGTTTTCCAAAAGCTTTAAAGGCCCTAGCTTCTTTTATACAtttgctctttaaaaatgtaaggaaCTTATTGCATAAAACTTCTATTAAGAAATGATAAGAATTCTGGTTGTTGCAAATAAGTGTGAAATCATTTTATAGAGAGCAAAAAATCATATAACTGCAAAAAGCTATGTAATTTCTGGTTgttccacaaaaaattaaaagctgtcACGTAACTAATTAAAATGATAGAAAGCAGGATATACATgcaagtatgtgtgtgtggagagtTCATAATAAGTAACTCGTAGCTCTGTAGTCTAACACACTGGAACTGGGGAGATCCCTGGAGTTCCATACCTCAAGACTAGGGGTCTTACTGCAACTATCCTGGCTTCCTGTCTGCACCCAGAAACTTTAGGTGGAAACTGTGGGAATCCTTGGTTACTGCTCAAGGACCTCCAACTTGACTGTTCTACACTTTCTTCTTCCCTCGAAGATTTAACTTGAAGCAATGTATGAGAAGCATATTTAGGAAGAACAATGCAGGGGGGAAAATGACTTAGAAACTAAGGACTGTTTCCGCTGAttggaaaaagacaaaacaaaacaaagcaagaaacAACTATGGCAGCAAGATCTTTTCATCATTTGAGAGAATCCTATCCCCAAATTCTGCTAGGTTATCATCTAACCATATCAATTACCAGATGGAAAACTGTTTCATAGTCACAACATCCTGGAATGTAAACTACAGAAATACTCAAGAAAacctgactttttatttttccaatgaaTGTGTATCATATTTAAATTAGTAATGGTACATTAATCCAAACACTCTGGGATAGAgtaaagaaaatcatattttcagtAGAAATGAAGCAACTGTCTAGGTTAAGAGAAGTAACCTTTAGAATTAGTACTGTCAGTCAGACGGTGACATTTATTGAGCGTTCCCTTGTGTGCATTAGGAATTGGATAGCTTGTATCCCAGCCAACAAATTTTTCTGGGATTTAgaaataacatatttattttctatatttttatcacTAAATTGTTAGAGAAATACAAAGTGGAGGACTAGTTTTCAGGTTCCAAAAAGCGTTTGCTGGAAATAAATATCAGTTGTCTGAACAAGTAGTACTGGACTTATTACTATGTTTTACCTGGGGTTCCATTTCTGGAACAATATCTTATTAATAACCCCCTGCAGTGAAGCCGTTGTATAATATTAtccaaaaagggggaaaaaaaggtaacaaAAGAGGACAAAGGCTAATGAAATTCCATGAATACtcttataaagaaaaacataatctGATTGAGATGTACAAACTTTGAGAATGAAGTGTGTAAAGTTTTCACATGTATGAAAAATTCTATTAGCTACTCTTCTAGAGTTCAATATGCTATCAAAcaatgatgtctttttttaatagtgaAGATTTCCTTGAGTTCCAAAGACCTTTGAAGCTCAGGCAAAATAGAGCAATTTGGTGGAAGAAAAGGGTGAATTTTGAACTAATAATAAATACAATGTCCTattaaagctttttttcttttattatggaACTTAACTTAGAATCTAAAACATTAGTTCTATGGTTTTGAAATCTAGCTTAAATGCTGCAGTGTAGGGCAACTTCAATAGAAAATCTATTAAtgactatattctttttttttttttttttaacattatatgtTACCATTTGGGATAAAAGAAATCTGTGTTGCCTAACTGGAGAGAACTTGAGATCAAGAGTaagctccagggcttccctggtggcgcagtggttgagagtccgcctgccgatgcaggggacacgggttcgtgccccagtccgggaagatcccacatgccgcagagcggctgggcccgtgagccatggccgctgagcctgcgcgtccagagcctgtgctccacaacgggagaggccacaacagtgagaggcccgcgtaccacaaaaaaaaaaaaaaaaaaaaaaaaaaaagagtaagctcCAGTTTTGCTATGGACTTGTTTTCTGACTGGTGACAAGTCTATATTaatccctcagtttccccattacTAAAAAGAAGCAACATTTTGGTAAAGAGGCGTTAAACCACCAACCCCAGAGAAAgaatggatggaaaaaaataacatgtgGCAGTGTTTTGGCATCTTTGGAAAGATAGAACTCAATGTGATGCTATTGGCAGTAATGTTTTCAATACaatttgttaattaaaaagaaagttacaaaGTGTACATGATTTTAGGAAGAAGCCATATTCTGTCATAGATGAACTAGTTATTTACAGACATTTAATGGCCTATCATTGGTAATGTGAAATCATCACCATCTATTCTGTCCTTGTGTATATGAATTTGGTATATGCACAGATGTGATTATGTATCATTTCAAGTGATGACATACCTTTACTTTTAAGTTGTAACTTTAACACTCACAGAAGAGCATTGAAGGACATTGCCAATTTCTAGACTTCTGGGTTATAGTTCcctatgtatgttact from Pseudorca crassidens isolate mPseCra1 chromosome 5, mPseCra1.hap1, whole genome shotgun sequence encodes the following:
- the TSC22D2 gene encoding TSC22 domain family protein 2 isoform X1, which gives rise to MSKMPAKKKSCFQITSVTTAQVATSITEDTESLDDPDESRTEDVSSEIFDVSRATDYGPEEVCERSSSEETLNNVGDAETPGTVSPNLVLDGQLAAAAATPANGGGAASARSVAGALASTLAAAAPSAPSSGAPGAPPVAGPSAGPGTAAPSQPPTTCSSRFRVIKLDHGSGEPYRRGRWTCMEYYERDSDSSVLTRSGDCIRHSNTFDQTADRDSGLGATGGSVVVVVASMPGAHGPDSGTDSSLTAVSQLPPSEKMSQPAPAPPQSFGVGQPQPQPPPVGGAVAPSSAPLPPFPGAAAGPPQMMAAPPPSQPQGAAPGSVPPGPNGQGLPLTNVTLAQPGLALPPQPGPAVGASAAPPPQQFAYPQAQIPPGHLLPVQPAGQSEYLQPHVAGLQPPSPAQPSSAGAGAGPGQNASSTGAQMMGAASLPGEAVAPGPGPAQGGPAAPGQPAGVPPAAVGGAAPSGLVPAGAGQPQPAPPPQMGGSGAPSAVPGGPHAVVPGVTNVPAAAPAPSVPSVSTTSVTMPNVPVPLAQAQQLGSHPPVSRSGSIIQHVGLPLAPGTASAPTSLPQSDLSQFQTQTQPLVGQVDDTRRKSEPLPQPPLSLIAEIKPVVKPPVADALANPLQLTPMNSLSTSVFSIAIPVDGDEDRNPSTAFFQAFHLNTIQESKNLWDSASGGGGVAIDNKIEQAMDLVKSHLMYAVREEVEVLKEQIKELVERNSLLERENALLKSLSNSDQLSQLPAQQANAGSTSQQQAVIAQPPQPTQPPQQPNVSSA
- the TSC22D2 gene encoding TSC22 domain family protein 2 isoform X2, whose protein sequence is MSKMPAKKKSCFQITSVTTAQVATSITEDTESLDDPDESRTEDVSSEIFDVSRATDYGPEEVCERSSSEETLNNVGDAETPGTVSPNLVLDGQLAAAAATPANGGGAASARSVAGALASTLAAAAPSAPSSGAPGAPPVAGPSAGPGTAAPSQPPTTCSSRFRVIKLDHGSGEPYRRGRWTCMEYYERDSDSSVLTRSGDCIRHSNTFDQTADRDSGLGATGGSVVVVVASMPGAHGPDSGTDSSLTAVSQLPPSEKMSQPAPAPPQSFGVGQPQPQPPPVGGAVAPSSAPLPPFPGAAAGPPQMMAAPPPSQPQGAAPGSVPPGPNGQGLPLTNVTLAQPGLALPPQPGPAVGASAAPPPQQFAYPQAQIPPGHLLPVQPAGQSEYLQPHVAGLQPPSPAQPSSAGAGAGPGQNASSTGAQMMGAASLPGEAVAPGPGPAQGGPAAPGQPAGVPPAAVGGAAPSGLVPAGAGQPQPAPPPQMGGSGAPSAVPGGPHAVVPGVTNVPAAAPAPSVPSVSTTSVTMPNVPVPLAQAQQLGSHPPVSRSGSIIQHVGLPLAPGTASAPTSLPQSDLSQFQTQTQPLVGQVDDTRRKSEPLPQPPLSLIAEIKPVVKPPVADALANPLQLTPMNSLSTSVFSIAIPVDGDEDSASGGGGVAIDNKIEQAMDLVKSHLMYAVREEVEVLKEQIKELVERNSLLERENALLKSLSNSDQLSQLPAQQANAGSTSQQQAVIAQPPQPTQPPQQPNVSSA